One stretch of Pigmentiphaga aceris DNA includes these proteins:
- the glgB gene encoding 1,4-alpha-glucan branching protein GlgB — MTATSETDYVLADALARDIDLLARAQHHDPFAVLGVHRTPGGTEARAFLPGAESVTLITHNGSDIELPSVRDGMFAALLNTDLNAGQATAYRLRIQWPGGIQDTHDPYAFGVQLPADGLQALSEGRHPELDRMLGAHLVDVDGVAGVRFAVWAPNARRVSVVGDFNSWDGRRHPMRVHFGAGVWELFIPGVRAGSAYKFEILGSDGQVRTKADPVAHQAEVSPATASVVSAAEDFVWNDAAWMAGRGPRQQYDAPMSIYEVQAGSWLRDTKPGDCTWDTLTDRLIPYAVEMGYTHIELMPVMEHPFGGSWGYQPLGMFAPSSRFGSPEAFARFVDQCHQADIGVILDWVPAHFPNDAHGLVQFDGTALYEYQDPREGFHPDWNTMIYNLGRNEVRNFMIASALTWLERYHIDGLRVDAVASMLYRDYSRKAGEWIPNIHGGRENYETIAFLRELNTTVRERVPGAVTIAEESTAWPGVTAPVEQGGLGFHYKWNMGWMHDTLHYVELNPIYRRHHHHSMTFGMVYAHTEHFVLPLSHDEVVHGKGSLIGKMPGDRWQKFANLRAYYGFMWAHPGRKLMFMGGELAQVAEWNHDAEIAWGSLEDPLHAGVQRLVRDLNRTYRQIPALHTRDDVHEGFAWLIGDDANNSVFAFLRRDASGDVLAVSSFTPVVRENYRIGVPHGGRWREVLNTDSASYGGSDVGNAGARQAEEIPAHGHPFSLSLTLPPLATLLLQPEG; from the coding sequence ATGACCGCGACGTCTGAGACGGATTACGTGCTGGCCGACGCGCTGGCTCGCGACATCGACCTGCTTGCGCGCGCCCAACACCACGATCCTTTTGCCGTACTCGGCGTGCATCGCACGCCGGGTGGCACGGAGGCACGTGCCTTCCTGCCGGGTGCCGAATCCGTCACCCTGATCACTCACAACGGCAGCGACATCGAGCTTCCGTCCGTACGTGACGGCATGTTTGCCGCGCTGCTGAACACTGACTTGAACGCTGGCCAAGCCACGGCCTACCGCCTGCGTATCCAATGGCCTGGCGGCATTCAAGACACGCATGACCCCTACGCCTTTGGCGTGCAGTTGCCTGCCGACGGCTTGCAAGCCTTGTCCGAGGGACGCCACCCTGAACTGGATCGCATGCTTGGCGCGCACCTGGTCGACGTCGATGGCGTGGCCGGCGTGCGCTTCGCCGTATGGGCACCCAATGCCCGTCGCGTATCGGTAGTGGGCGATTTCAACAGCTGGGACGGCCGCCGTCACCCGATGCGGGTGCACTTCGGCGCGGGCGTCTGGGAATTGTTCATTCCAGGCGTGCGTGCAGGGTCTGCCTACAAGTTTGAAATTCTGGGATCGGACGGCCAGGTGCGTACCAAGGCTGACCCGGTGGCGCATCAGGCCGAGGTGTCGCCCGCAACTGCCTCGGTGGTGTCCGCTGCGGAAGACTTCGTGTGGAACGACGCGGCCTGGATGGCGGGCCGTGGGCCGCGCCAGCAATACGACGCGCCGATGTCCATCTACGAGGTGCAAGCAGGGTCGTGGCTGCGCGACACCAAGCCCGGTGACTGCACCTGGGACACCCTGACCGACAGGCTGATTCCCTACGCGGTCGAGATGGGCTATACGCACATCGAATTGATGCCTGTGATGGAACACCCCTTCGGGGGGTCATGGGGGTATCAACCGCTGGGCATGTTTGCGCCCAGCTCGCGTTTCGGATCGCCGGAAGCGTTTGCGCGCTTTGTCGATCAATGCCATCAGGCAGACATCGGTGTGATTCTGGATTGGGTACCTGCCCACTTCCCGAACGACGCACACGGCCTGGTGCAATTCGACGGCACCGCGCTGTACGAATACCAAGACCCGCGCGAAGGTTTCCATCCAGACTGGAACACCATGATCTACAACCTCGGTCGCAACGAGGTACGTAATTTCATGATCGCCAGTGCGCTCACCTGGTTGGAGCGTTATCACATCGACGGGCTGCGCGTGGATGCCGTGGCCTCGATGCTGTATCGCGATTACAGCCGCAAGGCAGGCGAATGGATTCCGAACATTCATGGTGGCCGCGAGAACTACGAGACCATCGCCTTCCTGCGTGAACTGAACACCACGGTGCGCGAGCGTGTGCCGGGCGCAGTCACCATTGCCGAAGAATCGACGGCCTGGCCAGGCGTCACGGCACCAGTAGAGCAGGGTGGCCTGGGCTTCCACTACAAGTGGAACATGGGCTGGATGCACGACACCTTGCACTATGTCGAACTGAATCCGATCTATCGCCGCCACCATCATCACAGCATGACCTTCGGCATGGTCTACGCGCATACCGAACACTTCGTGTTGCCCCTGTCGCACGACGAAGTGGTGCATGGCAAGGGATCGCTGATCGGCAAGATGCCCGGCGATCGCTGGCAGAAGTTTGCCAACCTGCGTGCTTACTACGGCTTCATGTGGGCGCACCCGGGCCGCAAGCTGATGTTCATGGGCGGTGAGCTGGCCCAGGTGGCAGAGTGGAATCACGATGCCGAAATTGCCTGGGGCAGCTTGGAAGACCCCTTGCACGCAGGCGTGCAACGCCTGGTGCGCGACTTGAACCGCACGTATCGACAGATTCCCGCGCTGCACACGCGCGACGACGTACACGAAGGCTTTGCATGGTTGATTGGCGATGACGCCAACAACAGCGTGTTTGCATTCCTGCGCCGCGACGCTTCGGGTGACGTGCTGGCGGTCAGCAGCTTCACCCCTGTCGTGCGCGAAAACTATCGCATCGGCGTGCCGCACGGCGGCCGCTGGCGCGAGGTGCTCAATACCGATTCCGCTTCATACGGAGGCAGCGATGTCGGTAATGCCGGGGCACGTCAGGCGGAAGAAATTCCTGCCCACGGTCATCCTTTCTCGCTGTCACTGACCCTTCCCCCCCTTGCTACCTTGCTCTTGCAGCCCGAAGGATAA
- the glgX gene encoding glycogen debranching protein GlgX, producing the protein MSASYPDRLLAGRPYPLGATSDGLGVNFAVFSANATRMDLCIFDPTGRKELKRLQLPECTDEVWHGYLPDAHAGLVYGFRAHGPYDPRNGHRFNPNKLLLDPYGKKMLGQIRWTDALFGYRMGHGRGDLSFDRRDSAPAMPKSVVADDVFNWGSSRSPETPWAETVIYEAHVRGVSAGRSDIRGNQRGTFAGLADPYFIEHIQKLGVTAIELLPVHAFSQDQFLIERGLRNYWGYSTLSYFAPEPAYMSSGGLDEMRVAIRRLHAAGIEVILDVVYNHTCEGNHLGPTLSWRGLDNASYYRLMPDDKRYYIDETGCGNTVNMSHPRVIQMVMDSLRYWATAYQVDGFRFDLGVTLGREPNGFDPGSGFFDAVRQDPLLSRLKLISEPWDVGPGGYQVGNHPPGFAEWNDKFRDGVRRFWRGEPGQLPDLGARLLGSGDLFNHRHRRPWASLNFLTSHDGFTLHDLVSYNEKHNEANGEEGRDGHSENLSNNWGAEGPTDDAGINETRGRVKRALLATMLFSHGTPMLLAGDEFGNTQGGNNNAYCQDNEISHLDWDTARSPEGRELTSFVAKLVQVRRNHPSLRSATFVIGDQEVYDGLIAVGWFNANGEWNHDGAWHDPENRTLALRRTTRDERGGLDVTMLLINGGADAVDFKMPDPQLQWKLVVDTAEPDADIYVSVDGPVSVQGRSVVLLSGLPLDAPFEDAPDESKDANAEQKHDQAHDQPNDQTNDQPDNQPADSPPTE; encoded by the coding sequence ATGTCAGCCTCCTATCCCGACCGCCTGCTGGCAGGCCGCCCCTATCCGCTCGGCGCTACGTCCGACGGCCTGGGTGTCAATTTTGCGGTGTTCTCGGCCAACGCCACCCGCATGGATCTGTGTATTTTCGACCCCACCGGTCGCAAGGAATTGAAGCGGCTGCAATTGCCCGAATGCACGGACGAGGTCTGGCACGGTTATCTGCCCGATGCACACGCCGGGCTGGTCTACGGCTTCCGTGCGCATGGTCCGTACGATCCGCGCAATGGTCATCGCTTCAATCCGAACAAGCTGCTGCTCGATCCCTACGGCAAGAAGATGCTTGGCCAGATTCGCTGGACCGATGCCTTGTTCGGTTATCGCATGGGCCACGGTCGCGGCGACCTGAGTTTTGACCGTCGCGACAGCGCACCGGCAATGCCCAAGTCCGTGGTGGCGGACGATGTTTTCAACTGGGGCAGCAGCCGTTCACCGGAAACGCCCTGGGCTGAAACGGTGATCTACGAAGCCCACGTGCGTGGCGTATCGGCGGGGCGTTCCGACATTCGTGGCAACCAGCGTGGCACCTTCGCTGGCCTGGCCGACCCTTACTTCATCGAACATATTCAGAAGCTGGGCGTGACTGCCATTGAGCTGCTGCCGGTACATGCGTTCTCGCAGGACCAGTTCCTGATCGAACGCGGACTGCGCAACTACTGGGGCTACAGCACGCTGTCGTACTTCGCACCGGAACCCGCCTATATGTCGAGCGGTGGTCTGGACGAAATGCGCGTGGCCATCCGCCGCCTGCACGCGGCCGGTATCGAGGTCATTCTGGATGTGGTCTACAACCACACCTGCGAAGGCAATCATCTTGGCCCGACGCTGTCATGGCGTGGCCTGGACAACGCCAGCTACTACCGCTTGATGCCGGACGATAAGCGCTACTACATCGATGAAACCGGTTGCGGCAACACCGTGAACATGTCGCACCCACGTGTCATTCAGATGGTGATGGATTCGCTGCGCTATTGGGCGACTGCCTACCAGGTAGACGGCTTCCGCTTCGATCTGGGCGTGACCCTGGGTCGTGAGCCCAATGGCTTCGACCCCGGTTCGGGCTTCTTCGATGCCGTGCGCCAAGACCCGCTGCTGTCACGCCTGAAGCTGATTTCCGAGCCTTGGGACGTGGGCCCTGGCGGTTACCAGGTGGGTAATCACCCGCCAGGGTTTGCCGAGTGGAACGACAAGTTCCGTGACGGCGTGCGTCGCTTCTGGCGCGGCGAGCCGGGTCAGTTGCCTGATCTGGGGGCGCGTCTGCTTGGCAGCGGTGACTTGTTCAATCACCGCCATCGCCGCCCGTGGGCAAGTCTGAATTTCCTGACCTCGCACGACGGCTTCACGCTGCATGACTTGGTCAGCTACAACGAAAAGCACAACGAAGCCAACGGCGAAGAGGGCCGCGACGGCCATAGCGAGAACCTCAGCAACAACTGGGGGGCTGAAGGCCCGACGGACGACGCAGGCATCAATGAGACGCGTGGCCGCGTCAAACGTGCTTTGCTGGCAACCATGCTGTTCTCGCACGGCACGCCAATGCTGCTGGCCGGTGATGAATTCGGCAATACGCAAGGCGGCAACAACAACGCCTACTGCCAGGACAACGAAATCTCCCACCTGGATTGGGACACTGCCCGTTCGCCGGAAGGCCGCGAGCTGACCAGCTTCGTGGCCAAGCTGGTGCAGGTACGGCGCAATCACCCCAGCCTGCGCAGTGCCACCTTCGTGATCGGCGATCAGGAAGTCTATGACGGCTTGATCGCCGTGGGTTGGTTCAATGCCAATGGCGAGTGGAATCACGATGGTGCCTGGCACGACCCCGAGAACCGCACCTTGGCCCTGCGCCGCACCACCCGCGACGAGCGCGGTGGTCTGGACGTCACCATGTTGTTGATCAATGGTGGCGCGGACGCGGTTGATTTCAAGATGCCCGATCCGCAACTGCAATGGAAGTTGGTGGTCGATACGGCGGAGCCTGATGCCGATATCTACGTGTCGGTGGATGGACCCGTTTCGGTGCAGGGGCGCTCGGTGGTCTTGCTGAGTGGCTTGCCCTTGGATGCGCCTTTCGAGGACGCGCCGGATGAATCGAAGGACGCCAACGCGGAACAAAAGCACGACCAGGCACACGACCAACCGAACGACCAGACCAACGATCAACCCGACAACCAGCCGGCTGATTCGCCGCCGACGGAGTAA